Proteins encoded within one genomic window of Alteribacter populi:
- the hxlB gene encoding 6-phospho-3-hexuloisomerase, with protein sequence MKETIKTVGNEVTQVMASIDEDQARQLSKAIQNAPTIFVLGEGRSGLMAKAFAMRLMHAGYQVYVIGETITPSIQKGDLLVAVSGSGTTKTIVDMAKKAAESKAEVFAITTDPQSPLAEISEHTLVIPAATKYRRPTEPGTIQPLGNQFDQSLHLILDAVIIYSLNGGNNRQTNDQLKARHANLE encoded by the coding sequence GTGAAAGAAACCATCAAAACAGTAGGAAATGAAGTTACTCAAGTAATGGCTTCCATTGATGAAGATCAAGCGAGGCAATTGAGCAAGGCTATTCAAAACGCTCCAACAATTTTTGTACTGGGAGAAGGGCGTTCCGGGTTAATGGCCAAGGCGTTTGCCATGCGGTTAATGCATGCAGGCTATCAGGTTTATGTAATCGGGGAGACGATCACACCAAGTATTCAAAAAGGAGATTTGTTAGTGGCCGTCTCGGGATCTGGCACTACAAAGACAATCGTAGACATGGCCAAAAAGGCTGCGGAGAGTAAAGCAGAAGTTTTTGCAATTACGACAGATCCTCAATCTCCGTTAGCAGAAATCAGCGAGCATACGTTGGTCATCCCAGCTGCAACAAAATACCGCCGTCCAACAGAACCAGGGACGATTCAACCGTTAGGTAATCAGTTTGACCAAAGCCTCCATCTTATACTGGATGCGGTCATTATCTACAGCCTTAATGGAGGAAACAATCGTCAAACCAATGACCAGCTAAAAGCCCGGCACGCTAATTTGGAATAG
- the hxlA gene encoding 3-hexulose-6-phosphate synthase, which yields MKLQLALDRLSKKECYFILEQTSDFIDWIEIGTGVIKEYGVSIIGEVKEHYPNHTIVADMKTCDAGKHEAKQAFEADADITTAMAFSSSGTLTEMLDVAEQYEKRVMIDLLGVSEIKRVKEIEGLGADLVSLHIGKDMQAEGISFTDDQFQMVKGLPSTQVAVAGGVDERSLPVIAKQSPDVVIVGSAITKARNPKIVAERLKGMMTL from the coding sequence ATGAAACTGCAGCTTGCTTTAGACCGGCTCTCAAAAAAAGAATGTTATTTCATCCTGGAGCAGACGAGCGATTTTATAGACTGGATTGAAATCGGCACCGGTGTGATTAAGGAGTATGGTGTTTCAATTATCGGCGAGGTAAAAGAACATTACCCGAACCATACCATTGTGGCGGATATGAAGACATGCGACGCCGGGAAGCATGAGGCGAAGCAAGCGTTTGAAGCTGACGCGGACATTACTACTGCAATGGCATTTTCCTCAAGCGGCACGTTAACAGAAATGCTTGATGTGGCCGAACAATATGAAAAAAGAGTGATGATAGATCTTCTCGGAGTTTCAGAGATTAAAAGAGTAAAGGAAATAGAAGGTCTTGGAGCCGATTTGGTTAGTCTGCATATCGGAAAAGATATGCAGGCTGAAGGAATAAGCTTTACTGATGACCAGTTCCAAATGGTGAAAGGGCTTCCGAGCACTCAAGTAGCCGTTGCAGGAGGAGTTGATGAGCGTTCTCTACCGGTGATAGCTAAACAAAGTCCTGATGTTGTTATTGTCGGCAGTGCGATTACTAAAGCCCGAAACCCGAAAATCGTTGCAGAGCGTTTGAAAGGAATGATGACCCTGTGA
- a CDS encoding sugar kinase, with amino-acid sequence MQNNIVTIGDAMITFNPQAKGPMRYNHTFERKVGGAELNFAIGCSRLGLKSGWISKLGKDEFGRYIYNFVRGEGIDVSQVELVEGYPTSLNFKEILEDGSGSTFYYRNQSPTSLLTEGCIDEDYIKNADILHITGVFAAIDKKNPGILKHAVQIAKENGVKVSMDPNLRLKLWSLEEAKEALFDLLPNVDILLAGEEEAEHLLGTKPVEEYIEFFKGFGIEDIVIKRGEQGSVGWRKHELVHAPPAKPKKVVDTVGAGDGFNAGYIYSYLHGKELEESLRVANTIGAMVVSVSGDNEGLPYLEDVEVVLNNKKKVER; translated from the coding sequence GTGCAAAATAATATAGTCACTATAGGGGATGCGATGATTACCTTTAATCCTCAGGCTAAAGGACCTATGAGATATAATCATACGTTTGAACGGAAAGTTGGAGGTGCGGAACTCAACTTTGCTATCGGATGTTCTCGCCTCGGCTTGAAATCAGGCTGGATCAGCAAGCTCGGGAAAGACGAGTTTGGTAGATACATTTATAACTTTGTCAGAGGAGAAGGGATTGACGTTTCTCAAGTAGAGCTCGTAGAAGGTTATCCGACGTCATTAAACTTTAAGGAAATTTTAGAAGACGGTTCGGGAAGTACCTTTTACTACCGGAACCAATCACCAACCAGTTTGCTAACAGAGGGATGTATCGACGAAGATTATATAAAAAATGCAGATATCCTTCATATCACTGGCGTATTTGCAGCGATTGACAAAAAGAACCCGGGTATATTAAAGCATGCGGTTCAAATTGCGAAAGAGAACGGCGTAAAAGTGTCGATGGATCCGAATTTAAGGTTAAAGCTTTGGTCACTAGAAGAAGCGAAAGAAGCGCTTTTTGACCTTCTTCCAAATGTTGATATTCTTCTTGCAGGAGAAGAAGAAGCTGAGCATTTACTAGGAACGAAGCCTGTTGAAGAATACATTGAGTTTTTCAAAGGCTTTGGCATCGAGGATATTGTGATTAAAAGAGGAGAGCAAGGTTCAGTAGGGTGGCGAAAACATGAGCTTGTTCATGCTCCACCTGCAAAACCGAAGAAGGTTGTCGATACGGTTGGTGCAGGGGATGGTTTTAATGCTGGTTATATCTACTCTTATCTTCACGGTAAGGAGCTAGAAGAATCACTCCGCGTAGCGAACACAATTGGCGCGATGGTCGTCAGTGTATCAGGTGATAATGAAGGACTTCCTTATTTGGAAGACGTGGAAGTTGTTTTAAACAACAAAAAGAAAGTTGAAAGGTAG
- a CDS encoding substrate-binding domain-containing protein, whose translation MKKITMLDVAVKANVSKSTVSQYINKRYDYMGEETKKRIEAAIKNLGYQPNYVARSLKQKKTSTIGVIVANILHTFSTQVIRAIEDFCHEHNFHVIVCNADDDPEKERKYIEMLRAKQVDGLIVFPTGENLDLYDQMIEEKYPLVFVDRMIDHLPVRCILLDNEKASSQAVSHLVKSGYKKIGIITTTLERKITPRMERISGYKKAIQEQGLALNEEYMKSVEVTEMKRAIKEMLSLPEPPDALLAGNDLSLMEVLAVVKEENINVPEDLAVIGIDEVSFASLFNPAITTIEQPAFKMGTKAAELLLELTKNPEKVAEKTVYRYEPTLHSRESS comes from the coding sequence ATGAAAAAGATAACGATGCTTGATGTAGCGGTCAAAGCAAATGTATCAAAGAGCACCGTCTCTCAATATATCAATAAGCGTTATGACTATATGGGGGAGGAAACGAAAAAAAGAATAGAAGCAGCAATCAAAAATCTCGGGTATCAACCTAATTATGTGGCCAGGAGTTTAAAACAGAAGAAGACCTCGACCATTGGCGTGATCGTGGCGAATATTTTGCATACGTTTTCAACTCAGGTAATTAGAGCGATCGAAGACTTTTGCCACGAGCATAATTTTCATGTCATTGTCTGTAATGCCGATGATGATCCTGAAAAGGAACGGAAATACATTGAGATGCTTAGGGCAAAGCAAGTAGACGGTCTGATTGTTTTTCCGACAGGAGAAAATTTGGATCTGTATGATCAAATGATCGAAGAAAAGTACCCGTTAGTCTTTGTCGACAGAATGATCGACCATTTACCGGTCCGCTGTATTCTCTTGGATAATGAAAAAGCTAGTTCTCAAGCAGTCAGCCATTTAGTAAAAAGCGGCTATAAAAAGATTGGCATTATCACCACCACATTAGAGAGAAAAATCACACCGAGAATGGAACGAATCAGTGGGTATAAAAAGGCTATTCAGGAACAAGGGTTAGCGTTAAATGAAGAATACATGAAAAGTGTTGAAGTTACAGAGATGAAAAGAGCAATTAAAGAAATGCTCTCACTTCCAGAACCGCCCGATGCATTACTGGCCGGTAACGACCTTTCTTTAATGGAGGTACTGGCTGTAGTGAAAGAGGAGAACATCAATGTTCCAGAAGATTTGGCGGTTATCGGTATCGATGAAGTTTCTTTTGCTAGCTTGTTTAATCCTGCGATCACTACAATTGAGCAGCCGGCTTTTAAAATGGGCACTAAGGCTGCTGAGTTGTTACTCGAGCTAACGAAAAACCCTGAAAAGGTTGCAGAAAAAACCGTTTACCGTTATGAGCCGACCTTACACTCCAGGGAATCGAGCTAG
- a CDS encoding transporter substrate-binding domain-containing protein has product MKKGYCGVIFVCLMTIVLTSCNSSESEDNSNRLDRILEEEKIIIGTTGDYKPFTYFNSETGQYEGYDIEVAQKLGEDLGVEVEFVETSWPTLMDDLLEDKFDIAMGGITRTLERQKSAHLSESYLDFGKAAIIREEDFDNYSSLEAIDQPEVKIGVNPGGTNEEFVTNNINDAEIIVHENNLEIPGKVSTGEVDVMITDSVEAILYAKEDDNLYAAFTIDTFTNEQMGYLMHQGDTEFHNWIELWMNEMKMDDEFQTLEEEWM; this is encoded by the coding sequence ATGAAAAAAGGCTATTGTGGTGTGATATTTGTATGTTTAATGACTATCGTCTTAACAAGTTGTAATTCAAGTGAAAGTGAGGATAACAGCAATCGACTTGATCGAATACTTGAAGAAGAAAAAATAATTATCGGTACTACAGGCGACTATAAACCATTTACTTATTTTAATTCAGAGACCGGGCAATATGAGGGCTATGATATTGAGGTGGCTCAAAAATTAGGAGAAGACTTAGGGGTAGAAGTAGAGTTCGTGGAAACGAGTTGGCCTACTCTGATGGATGATTTGTTGGAAGATAAGTTTGATATCGCCATGGGGGGAATCACTCGTACATTAGAACGTCAGAAAAGTGCTCATCTTTCTGAATCTTACTTGGACTTTGGGAAAGCAGCCATAATTAGAGAAGAGGATTTTGATAATTACTCCAGTTTAGAAGCTATTGATCAACCTGAAGTTAAAATAGGTGTAAATCCAGGTGGCACAAATGAAGAATTTGTAACAAACAATATTAACGATGCAGAAATCATTGTTCATGAAAATAATCTTGAGATTCCAGGGAAAGTGTCTACCGGCGAAGTTGATGTCATGATTACAGATAGTGTGGAAGCGATCCTATATGCAAAGGAAGACGATAACTTATATGCAGCTTTTACGATAGACACCTTCACCAATGAACAAATGGGATATTTAATGCACCAAGGGGATACAGAATTTCATAATTGGATTGAACTATGGATGAATGAAATGAAGATGGATGACGAGTTTCAGACTCTGGAGGAGGAGTGGATGTAA
- a CDS encoding TRAP transporter permease encodes MEISQKLFSKKRDKGIKNHDNEEKTRHYIGRFSILIACLAVIWSCFQLYAAGTGALDAIRLRATHIIFLLILTFLLFPIHKKSPLKVRVPPVVDIALIALSIFSYGYLIANYNEIVMRGGYLYTLDYIVGAIAIILIFEAGRRVVGNLAVLALVFLLYNFMGPMIPGDFGHGGFSINRVIDHMFWGSQGILGIAIGVSSTFVFLFILFGAFLRLSGFSQFVNDLALTIAGRSPGGPAKVAVLASSLMGMINGSALANVATTGTITIPLMKKNGYTARFAAAVEAVASTGGQFAPPIMGAAGFVMAEYLGVPYTTVMLAAIAPAFLYYVTVIMIVHFEAKLNGLKGISKENIPNIIKVIKSQGHLVIPLVVLITMLFSGYTPLYAAVFSILACVVASWIRKETRMGVKKIFKALEEGAKGAIGVGVACAIIGIVIGTVSLSGLGLTFGYTILEYVNESLFLAGLLVMLMSIVLGMGVPGVAAYIIVATVSTPILIELGVAPLAAHMFVLIYASLSNITPPVALASYVAAGIAKTNQNNVSYTAVKLGLTGFIIPFFFLYHPALLFDGTNLLNFIIALSTATIGVISLSSGLQGWLYTQNSLLQRLILITIAFLMIESSFVFDVIGIALFLFILVWQIVTVKRVKQNSVSVYGGDGI; translated from the coding sequence ATGGAAATATCGCAAAAGTTATTTAGCAAAAAAAGAGATAAAGGTATAAAGAACCATGATAATGAAGAAAAAACCCGTCATTATATTGGTCGATTTAGTATTTTAATTGCTTGTCTAGCAGTCATTTGGTCTTGCTTCCAACTTTATGCTGCTGGAACGGGGGCTTTAGATGCTATAAGATTGAGAGCTACCCATATTATCTTTTTGTTAATACTAACTTTTTTACTTTTTCCAATCCATAAGAAATCGCCTTTGAAAGTAAGAGTTCCTCCTGTAGTAGATATTGCGCTTATTGCTTTAAGTATCTTCTCATATGGATATTTAATCGCCAATTATAATGAGATTGTGATGCGTGGAGGTTACTTATACACGTTAGATTATATAGTTGGAGCCATCGCAATCATATTAATTTTTGAAGCAGGGAGACGTGTTGTTGGAAACTTAGCGGTTCTTGCGCTTGTTTTCTTACTTTATAATTTTATGGGCCCTATGATACCAGGGGATTTCGGTCATGGTGGTTTTTCAATAAACAGAGTCATTGATCATATGTTTTGGGGCAGTCAAGGTATACTTGGTATCGCGATTGGCGTTTCCTCAACCTTTGTATTTTTATTTATTTTATTCGGTGCCTTTCTAAGACTTAGTGGTTTTAGTCAATTTGTCAATGATCTGGCCTTAACCATTGCTGGACGTTCACCTGGTGGACCAGCAAAAGTAGCTGTGTTAGCGAGCAGCCTAATGGGGATGATTAATGGCAGTGCATTAGCTAACGTGGCGACAACGGGTACGATTACGATTCCTCTAATGAAAAAGAATGGATATACTGCTAGATTTGCAGCTGCAGTGGAAGCTGTGGCTTCGACAGGTGGTCAATTTGCTCCCCCTATTATGGGAGCGGCTGGTTTTGTAATGGCAGAATACTTAGGTGTACCTTACACAACCGTGATGTTAGCCGCCATTGCGCCAGCTTTTCTTTACTATGTGACGGTAATCATGATTGTCCATTTCGAAGCCAAACTCAATGGATTAAAAGGGATTTCTAAAGAAAATATTCCGAATATTATAAAAGTAATAAAAAGTCAAGGGCATTTAGTGATTCCACTTGTAGTTTTAATTACAATGCTGTTCTCAGGCTATACCCCATTATACGCAGCGGTATTTTCGATACTGGCTTGTGTTGTTGCAAGTTGGATAAGAAAAGAAACTCGTATGGGAGTTAAGAAGATTTTTAAAGCCCTTGAAGAAGGAGCAAAAGGAGCAATCGGAGTAGGTGTTGCTTGTGCAATCATCGGCATCGTTATAGGAACGGTTTCGTTAAGTGGTTTAGGGCTTACTTTTGGCTACACCATACTAGAATATGTAAACGAAAGTCTATTTTTAGCTGGATTGTTAGTTATGCTGATGAGCATTGTGTTAGGTATGGGCGTACCAGGTGTTGCAGCTTATATTATCGTCGCAACCGTTTCCACGCCAATTTTAATTGAACTTGGAGTAGCCCCTCTTGCAGCGCATATGTTTGTACTCATTTACGCATCTCTATCAAATATTACGCCACCGGTGGCTCTTGCATCATACGTGGCAGCGGGCATTGCAAAAACGAATCAGAACAACGTTTCATATACCGCTGTAAAGCTTGGATTAACTGGATTCATTATCCCATTTTTCTTTCTTTATCATCCGGCATTACTGTTTGATGGGACAAATTTGCTTAATTTCATCATCGCATTATCAACTGCAACAATAGGAGTAATCTCTTTATCTAGTGGACTTCAAGGTTGGTTATATACTCAAAACTCATTGTTACAGAGGTTAATATTAATCACCATTGCTTTTCTAATGATAGAATCTTCTTTCGTTTTTGATGTTATTGGTATAGCGCTCTTCCTCTTCATTTTAGTATGGCAAATCGTCACTGTTAAGAGAGTGAAACAAAACAGTGTATCCGTTTACGGAGGTGATGGGATTTAA
- a CDS encoding TAXI family TRAP transporter solute-binding subunit, whose amino-acid sequence MIKFSKGILFLLFIVVLIGCSDQEASNGQSNDHERTELRFPTAGTTGTIYPLGASMANLWSNEIEEIRVNAQASNGGVDNLNMLMDGEAHVSFATAGIVWEAFNGENTFEGRQYENVRVIAGLYYNPNQFVVREDSGISSIGDIKDKNFVPGASGSTPEVESSIILPKYGINYPEDINETYVGFTEAIDLMRNNQVDGAVIQAGLPTAAVSEMTSTADGKLLGIEEEIRKQLLEEYPWYSEVTIPAGTYDNQENAVETLGIKMLLITDSSVSEDQVYNLTKTFWEGLSELESSHSIVEQIELENAVTELADIPLHEGSLRYYEEQGLDIE is encoded by the coding sequence GTGATTAAATTCAGTAAAGGTATTCTATTCTTATTATTCATCGTCGTTCTCATTGGATGCTCTGACCAAGAAGCATCAAACGGGCAATCAAATGATCATGAGCGGACAGAGCTAAGGTTTCCAACGGCTGGTACAACGGGAACTATCTACCCTTTAGGTGCATCTATGGCAAATCTTTGGAGTAATGAAATAGAAGAAATACGGGTGAATGCTCAAGCTTCTAACGGAGGAGTTGATAACTTAAATATGTTAATGGATGGAGAAGCCCATGTTTCTTTCGCTACTGCCGGAATCGTTTGGGAAGCTTTTAATGGTGAAAATACTTTTGAAGGGCGTCAATATGAGAATGTTCGTGTAATAGCGGGTTTATATTACAACCCAAATCAATTTGTTGTAAGAGAAGACTCCGGAATCTCGAGTATTGGAGACATTAAGGACAAAAACTTTGTACCAGGAGCTTCTGGAAGTACACCTGAGGTTGAATCCTCCATTATTTTACCTAAGTATGGCATTAACTACCCTGAAGATATTAATGAAACATACGTTGGTTTTACGGAGGCAATTGATTTAATGAGAAATAACCAAGTAGATGGAGCTGTAATTCAAGCAGGGTTACCTACTGCTGCAGTTTCTGAAATGACTTCAACTGCTGATGGAAAATTACTTGGTATAGAAGAAGAAATCCGAAAACAGTTATTAGAAGAATATCCTTGGTATTCAGAAGTAACGATTCCTGCTGGCACATACGATAATCAGGAAAATGCTGTTGAAACTCTTGGAATTAAAATGCTCTTAATTACTGATTCTTCTGTTTCAGAAGATCAAGTTTACAATTTAACTAAAACATTCTGGGAAGGTTTAAGCGAGCTAGAGTCTTCTCATTCTATCGTCGAACAAATTGAGTTAGAGAATGCTGTTACTGAATTAGCTGACATTCCTCTTCATGAAGGCTCCTTAAGATATTATGAAGAACAAGGGCTTGATATAGAGTAA
- the pheA gene encoding prephenate dehydratase, whose product MVKQKKVIGYLGPIGTFTELAVDKVFKKDEVKVVPFNTLPECLFSANKRNTDFTVVPIENSIGGSVNLTIDWLIHKINVPIQGEVRISIDQDLLVHKHNYHLEKRDFKIIYSHPQAISQCSNFLRKNYPKAELSYTESTAEAASIISKNSDQPWLAIANCNARNIYSLDLYEKEIQDYPTNTTRFVILGNEKLTIKSKSTKSSILLTLKEGLMLHQILEKYSLNGLELTKIESAPMKTEMGKYFYFLDYNTSGPNQRTLFDKCCKEIERLGCPIRRLGTYPCFKHQERKKILS is encoded by the coding sequence ATGGTAAAACAAAAAAAGGTAATCGGATACTTAGGTCCGATTGGGACGTTTACTGAACTAGCTGTTGATAAAGTATTTAAAAAAGATGAAGTAAAAGTTGTACCTTTTAATACCCTTCCCGAATGTTTGTTTTCAGCAAATAAAAGAAATACCGATTTTACTGTAGTTCCAATTGAAAATTCTATCGGCGGTTCAGTAAATTTAACGATTGATTGGTTAATTCATAAAATCAATGTTCCTATACAAGGAGAAGTTAGAATCTCTATTGACCAAGACTTATTAGTCCATAAACATAATTACCACTTAGAAAAACGTGATTTTAAAATCATTTATTCTCACCCACAAGCGATCAGTCAATGCAGTAACTTCCTACGAAAAAACTACCCTAAAGCAGAACTTAGCTATACAGAAAGTACGGCTGAAGCAGCAAGCATCATTTCAAAAAACTCAGACCAACCTTGGTTAGCAATTGCTAATTGCAATGCTCGTAACATTTACAGCTTGGATCTCTATGAGAAAGAAATTCAGGATTATCCTACCAATACGACACGTTTTGTAATTTTAGGAAATGAAAAACTTACTATTAAAAGTAAATCCACTAAATCTTCTATTTTATTAACATTAAAAGAAGGCTTGATGTTACATCAGATTTTAGAAAAATATTCTTTAAATGGGCTTGAACTCACGAAAATTGAGTCTGCACCAATGAAAACAGAGATGGGGAAATATTTTTACTTCCTAGACTACAATACGAGCGGACCTAACCAAAGAACTTTATTTGATAAATGCTGCAAAGAAATAGAGAGACTTGGGTGTCCCATTCGCAGACTAGGTACCTACCCTTGTTTTAAACACCAGGAAAGAAAAAAGATCCTATCATAA
- a CDS encoding gamma-glutamyltransferase family protein, translated as MLKLKENLLKNRIVLFLTLLFVGIVAGTVIFFYLDNSRDKHDVTISSVPEHRPDYINDEVEYHYGVSSDNPIATEIGMNILENGGNAIDATIAIAFALATLEPYASGIGGDGVLMVHPVDEEPIVYDYRAMAPVSGPAPPSGIGVPGFIAGMDKVHKDFGSIPFEKLIEPSVELAENGIEIDGIIERRLIDASYRMPVNDLPLFYPDGLPIRSGETLIQEEFSETLRLVMEEGADVFYQGKVGESIASQVSGLEVEDFKSYEVKIREPIKGSFYGYDVYSPPAPSSGTMLIQSLQMAEILGIEKASEDHEEFAHLLGEINRRVHKEKNEYIGDPDFVSVQEEDLSSIEHSMDLSETINSEVKDEKFQSQLDTQGDRDGHSNTTHFVVVDKDGTMVSITNTLSNFFGSGIYVDGFFMNNQMHNFSDRQSSPNREERGKRSNSHMAPSILAHDHKPIIGIGSAGGRRISSVITQTLVRTIVNEEPVQHAIDAPRFYLEVYEDTLFTEDDREMDNMRDKGYQINHSNNTFNFGSVNLLVIDHESGEVHGGADPRRNGSWEENNRSD; from the coding sequence ATGCTTAAGCTTAAAGAAAATCTTCTCAAAAATAGAATAGTCCTATTCTTAACTCTATTATTTGTTGGAATCGTAGCAGGCACGGTGATATTTTTTTACTTGGATAATAGCCGCGATAAGCATGATGTCACGATTTCTAGCGTGCCCGAACATCGTCCCGACTATATAAATGATGAGGTTGAATACCATTATGGGGTATCCTCTGATAATCCAATTGCTACTGAAATTGGGATGAACATCTTAGAGAACGGTGGAAATGCGATTGATGCAACGATAGCGATCGCCTTTGCCTTAGCCACATTGGAGCCATATGCCTCCGGGATAGGTGGTGATGGTGTTTTAATGGTTCACCCAGTAGATGAAGAGCCAATTGTTTATGATTACAGGGCCATGGCGCCGGTAAGTGGACCAGCCCCCCCTAGTGGGATTGGAGTACCAGGGTTTATAGCGGGTATGGATAAAGTGCACAAGGATTTTGGTTCTATACCATTTGAAAAATTAATTGAACCATCAGTAGAGCTTGCTGAAAATGGGATTGAAATAGATGGAATCATTGAAAGACGATTAATTGATGCCTCATACCGTATGCCAGTTAATGATCTGCCTTTATTTTATCCAGATGGATTGCCTATTCGATCCGGTGAGACGTTGATTCAAGAGGAATTTAGTGAAACGTTGCGCTTGGTTATGGAAGAAGGTGCTGACGTTTTTTATCAAGGAAAGGTCGGGGAAAGTATAGCTAGTCAAGTGTCTGGGTTAGAAGTTGAGGATTTTAAATCTTATGAGGTGAAAATAAGGGAACCGATTAAAGGATCTTTTTACGGTTATGATGTCTATTCTCCCCCAGCTCCATCAAGTGGGACTATGTTAATCCAATCTCTACAAATGGCCGAAATCTTAGGCATTGAAAAAGCAAGCGAGGACCATGAAGAGTTTGCACACTTATTAGGAGAAATTAACAGACGGGTACACAAGGAAAAGAATGAATACATTGGGGATCCTGATTTTGTATCCGTTCAAGAAGAAGATCTTTCTTCAATTGAGCACAGTATGGACTTGTCTGAAACCATCAATTCCGAAGTGAAGGATGAGAAATTTCAATCACAGCTAGATACACAAGGAGATCGGGATGGGCATTCGAACACCACTCATTTTGTTGTCGTGGATAAAGATGGCACGATGGTGTCAATTACGAACACACTTAGTAACTTTTTTGGTTCTGGAATCTATGTAGATGGTTTTTTTATGAATAATCAGATGCATAACTTTAGTGATCGTCAGTCATCACCTAATCGAGAAGAGCGTGGAAAGAGATCAAATAGTCATATGGCTCCGAGTATTCTTGCACATGATCATAAACCTATCATTGGGATCGGGAGTGCAGGGGGACGCCGAATCTCTTCAGTTATTACACAAACGTTAGTTCGAACTATTGTAAATGAAGAACCCGTTCAGCACGCCATAGATGCACCACGGTTTTATTTAGAAGTTTATGAGGATACATTATTCACAGAAGATGATCGAGAGATGGATAATATGAGAGATAAAGGATATCAAATTAACCATTCAAATAATACATTTAATTTTGGCAGTGTTAATCTTCTAGTCATAGATCATGAAAGTGGTGAAGTACACGGTGGTGCTGACCCGCGTAGAAACGGTAGTTGGGAAGAAAATAACAGGAGTGATTAG
- a CDS encoding CapA family protein produces MINQNRSFTFKEKHLRRIKKHKKTAFRDSIITLFACVLIIGLYQTLSKMESEVVNASQYSDVNDESVLSISMVGDMMLGRWVNDVVERKGSQYPFEHAEPLFEQTDLVTGNFQHPVLIDDYRHYEEDRIDKQVTLHADTEAAEAVKEAGFTSVNLANNNMVDYGISGVFDTIETFQSLDLPTVGAGLNIDEARKIHYEQVNGMTVATLGFNDAYISEELRATSYKEGVVPLEPQYFIPDIKAAAENADFVMVHAHWGEGYDNNIHPRQRDMAYAMVEAGADLIIGHNAHVLQPVEVYDDAVILYGLGNFIFDQGWSMTRETAVFQYRLFDDHIKLEVHPMYIDETQPRPVTNKYRQEKIFNKVSENFIYSSSFNEEWNKEEGKLVKKIER; encoded by the coding sequence GTGATTAACCAAAATCGGTCATTTACGTTCAAAGAAAAACATTTAAGAAGGATTAAAAAGCATAAGAAGACTGCTTTTCGAGATTCGATCATTACTTTATTTGCATGTGTCCTTATTATTGGATTGTACCAAACCTTATCAAAGATGGAATCGGAAGTAGTAAATGCCAGCCAATATAGCGATGTAAATGACGAAAGTGTTTTGTCAATTAGTATGGTGGGCGATATGATGTTGGGGCGTTGGGTGAATGACGTTGTAGAACGAAAGGGTTCACAATATCCGTTTGAACATGCCGAGCCTCTTTTTGAACAAACGGATTTAGTGACGGGTAACTTTCAACACCCTGTACTGATTGATGATTATCGTCATTATGAAGAAGATCGAATTGATAAACAAGTTACCTTACACGCAGATACGGAAGCTGCAGAGGCTGTAAAAGAAGCTGGCTTTACAAGTGTAAACCTAGCTAACAACAATATGGTGGATTACGGGATCTCTGGAGTTTTTGATACAATTGAAACTTTTCAATCTTTGGATCTTCCTACTGTAGGAGCGGGATTAAATATTGATGAAGCAAGAAAGATCCATTATGAGCAAGTGAATGGTATGACTGTGGCAACCTTGGGATTTAATGATGCTTATATTAGCGAGGAACTGCGTGCTACTTCGTACAAAGAAGGAGTTGTTCCGTTAGAACCGCAATATTTTATACCAGATATAAAAGCAGCCGCTGAAAATGCTGATTTTGTTATGGTTCACGCACATTGGGGTGAAGGCTATGATAATAACATTCATCCACGGCAACGTGATATGGCATACGCGATGGTTGAAGCAGGAGCAGACTTAATTATCGGTCACAATGCTCATGTGTTACAACCAGTCGAAGTTTATGATGATGCAGTCATTCTTTATGGACTTGGTAATTTTATCTTTGATCAAGGGTGGTCTATGACTCGGGAAACCGCAGTATTTCAATATAGACTTTTCGATGATCACATCAAATTGGAAGTCCATCCAATGTATATTGATGAAACTCAACCAAGACCCGTTACCAATAAATATAGGCAAGAAAAGATATTTAACAAAGTCAGTGAGAACTTTATTTATAGTTCAAGTTTTAATGAAGAATGGAATAAAGAGGAGGGGAAACTAGTAAAAAAAATCGAAAGGTAG